One Brassica napus cultivar Da-Ae chromosome A5, Da-Ae, whole genome shotgun sequence DNA window includes the following coding sequences:
- the LOC106451734 gene encoding protein BREVIS RADIX-like: MFTCIACTKADGGEEVGNGARGGTTPNTKEAVKSLTTQIKDMAIKFSGAYKQCKPCTGSTTSPLKKGHRPFPDYDNASDGVPYPYMGGSAGSTPAWDFTNSSHHPAGRSEPKKFTSVYGNDRESISAQSCDVVLDEEGPKEWMAQVEPGVHITFSSLPTGGNDLKRIRFSREIFDKWQAQRWWGENYEKVVELYNVQRFNRQALQTPARSEDQSQRDSTYSKMESARESKDWTPRHNFRPPGVNVPHHFYGGSSNYGHNGGPLMDASRTTTSSRDEAPSMSNASEMQAEWIEEDEPGVYITIRQLADGTRELRRVRFSRERFGEVHAKTWWEQNRERIQTQYL; the protein is encoded by the exons ATGTTTACTTGCATAGCTTGTACGAAAGCAGACGGAGGTGAGGAAGTCGGTAATGGAGCGCGTGGAGGCACCACTCCCAATACTAAAGAAGCCGTCAAAAGCCTAACCACACAG ATTAAAGATATGGCTATAAAATTCTCGGGTGCCTATAAACAATGCAAGCCATGCACTGGTTCCACTACCAGCCCCTTGAAGAAAGGACACAGACCGTTCCCAGATTATGACAACGCTTCTGATGGTGTTCCCTACCCTTACATGGGTGGAAGTGCCGGCTCAACTCCTGCTTGGGACTTCACAAACTCCTCTCACCATCCAGCCGGACGATCAGAACCAAAAAAGTTCACTTCAGTCTATGGAAACGATCGGGAATCTATATCTGCTCAGTCTTGTGATGTGGTACTAGATGAGGAAGGGCCTAAAGAATGGATGGCTCAAGTAGAACCAGGTGTCCATATCACATTCTCGTCGCTTCCCACCGGAGGAAATGATCTTAAGCGGATCCGCTTTAG CCGAGAGATTTTCGACAAGTGGCAAGCTCAACGGTGGTGGGGTGAGAACTATGAAAAAGTCGTTGAGCTTTACAATGTACAGAGATTCAACCGCCAAGCTCTTCAAACTCCTGCAAGATCCGAGGACCAG tcaCAGAGAGATTCAACTTACTCAAAGATGGAATCAGCGAGAGAGAGCAAAGACTGGACACCAAGACACAACTTCAGACCTCCAGGAGTTAATGTGCCGCATCATTTCTATGGTGGCTCTAGCAACTATGGTCACAATGGAGGACCTCTGATGGATGCATCACGAACCACGACTTCCTCGAGAGATGAGGCACCGTCCATGAGCAATGCTAGTGAAATGCAGGCTGAGTGGATTGAAGAGGATGAGCCAGGCGTTTATATTACTATCAGACAGTTAGCAGATGGGACTAGAGAGTTACGTCGTGTCAGATTCAG CCGGGAACGATTTGGGGAAGTGCATGCAAAGACGTGGTGGGAGcagaacagagagagaataCAAACCCAATACCTCTAG